A window of Roseobacter fucihabitans genomic DNA:
AGCCACGCGACGGCGGCCAAGAACATCACAGCCTGGGTGCGCGAGATGGATGGCGACGGGCTCGATGCCATCGTGATCAACACCAGCGGCTGTGGCACCACGGTCAAGGATTACGGCCATATGTTTCGCAATGAACCGCTGGCCGCGGACGCCAAACGCGTGTCCGACATCGCGATGGATGTCTCCGAAGTGTTGATGCAATTGGACCTGCCGGAAGGGGGCGATCAGGACATGGTGGTCGCCTATCACGCCGCCTGTTCGTTGCAACATGGTCAGCAGATCAAGACCTTCCCGAAGGATTTGCTGAAACGCGCTGGCTTTACGATCGTGGAGCCTTCTGATCCGCATTTGTGTTGTGGCTCTGCGGGAACTTATAATCTGATGCAGCCGGAAATTTCCAAACAGCTGAAGGACCGCAAGGTCCGCACGCTGGAGGCCAAGAACCCGGATGTGATCGCAGCCGGTAACATTGGCTGCATGATGCAGATCGGCACCGGAACACAAATTCCTATTCTGCACACGGTGGAATTGCTGGATTGGGCGACCGGGGGGCCAAAACCCCCCGCGCTGATCAACGGCGCGCGCGAGAGGTCCGAAATCCCGATTCTACGCTGAGCCAAAGACAAAGAATCAGTAAACAAATGCCACGATTGGGCCTCAATAGGCCGTAATTCCGCCGTAACTGCTCCGTAACTTCATCGGATCAGTTACAAAGGAATGTCACATGATCCGGTGGTTATGTTCAGCCGCGCTCGCCTTGAGCGCGCCAACAGGGGTGGTCGCTCAGCAACAACCGCTCAGAGCGTTGGAAAACGGCTTTGAAGCGCGCCCCTGGGAAGCTGTCGGGCGTCTGGACATCGCCGGAAAGGCATTCTGTACCGGCGCATTGATCAGCCCGGATGTGGTCCTGACCGCCGCGCATTGCCTTTTTGACACATCCAGCGGCGCGCGAATAAATCCAGAAACAATCGAATTTCGTGCCGGTTGGCGTCAGGGGCGCGCTTCGGCTTACCGCGCCGTCAGCCGGGCGGTGGTGCATCCAAAGTATTCCTATGCGGCGGCGGTTTCGCCCGAGCGGGTGCGGGATGATATCGCGCTTTTGCAATTGGCCCATCCGATCCGAAACACGACCATTCATCCCTTTGACACCGGTGCGCGCCCGCTCAAAGGCGCAAGCGTGAGTGTTCTGAGCTATGTCCGTGGCCGCGCCGAAGCGCCCTCACTGCAAGAGCACTGCACGGTTCTGGACGCGCAGCAGGGGGTGTTGGTGACCTCTTGCTCGGTCGACTTCGGATCCTCTGGTGCGCCTATTTTCGCAGTGTCGCAGGGCCGTGCGCAGATTGTTTCGGTGGTGTCGGCCAAAACCGAAATCAACGGGTCCGACATTGCCCTGGGCACCTCGCTGGAGGGCTCTGTGGCATTTTTGCGTGCCGAACTCGTGGCTGGCAAGGGCGGCTACACGTCCAGTTCTCCACTCCCGATACGCCTGCGGGTTGGCGAGGGGCGTAGCGCCACAGGTGCCAAATTCATCCGGTTGGGGGAATAAGCCATGTTGCGTATTTTCACCCTCCTTCTGGCCGCCTGGATGCTGGCCGTACCAACCCATACTGCGGCGCAGGAAAAAGCGACATTGGCCAGCCTGCGCGTCACGCCCGACGCCATGACCTGGCGCGCGGTAGGCCGTCTGGATGCGGCGATGTCCGGATTTTGCACGGCGACCCTGATTGCGCCGGATTTGCTTTTGACGGCGGCGCACTGTGTGTACTCGTCCAAAACCAACCGATTGATCAAACCTGCGGGGCTGACATTCCGGGCCGGGTTGCAGAAGGGTAAAGCCGTTGCCGAACGTCGCATCGTTCAGGTCGAAGTGCATCCAGGCTATGACGCCAGCGCCGGTCCCAGCGCGCAAAGCGTGGGTCACGATGTCGCTTTGTTGCGCCTGGCCGAACCGATTGGCGCGGATGTGCTGGACCCGTTTTCGGTGCAGGATTCCGCCCAGACACATGGGCCGGTCAGCGTGGTTTCTTATGGTAAGGGTCGCGCCGAGTCGCTCTCAGCGCAAAGCGCCTGCGAGGTTCTTGATGGCTACCAAAATGTGATCCTGATGGATTGTGAGGCGACCTTTGGGTCCTCGGGCGCACCGATCTTCAATTCCCAAAACGGGCGGAGAGAGATTATTTCATTGGTGTCCAGCATTGGCCAGTTTCGCGGCAAGCGCACGACATATGGTATGATTTTGCCAAAACTGGTGGCCGACCTGAAAGACCAGATGCGGGCAAATCAAACGCAATCCCTCGCAGATGCCAGCTGAGGCGCGCAAGGCGGGCGTTGATGGGCAGAGACGGTTACGCCAGCCTCAAAATTCTTGTCTCCGAAGGGTCTTGAAAGCGCAAATTCCTTTCCCACATTATTGAGACCAAGGTGCCTATTCAGGGCTTTGGGATAACCGATTGTCGGTCTGCGTCCCCCAGGAGCGACCGGCATTTCATCGCTCAAAGAATGAGGATAACACTATGCGTACTTATGATTTTGCACCGCTTTATCGCGCCACCGTTGGCTTTGATCAAATCGCCAATCTGATGGATCGCGTGTTGACCAGTGAAGGCACCCAGCCTTCCTATCCCCCCTATAACATCGAAAAACTGGACGGTGATGCCTATCGCATCTCGATCGCCGTGGCCGGATTTTCGGACGCGGATCTTTCCGTGGAAACCCGCGAGAATGCGTTGATCGTCTCGGCGCGCAAGGCCGATGAGGACGAGGAGCGCAGCTATCTGCACCGTGGCATCGCAACCCGCGCGTTTGAGCGTCGTTTCCATTTGGCGGATCACGTGCATGTCACCGGTGCAACCCATGTCGATGGTATGCTGAACATTGATCTGACGCGTGAAGTGCCAGAGGCGCTCAAACCACGCCAGATTTCGATCTCTTCGACTAAACAGATTGAAAAAGATGTGGTTGATGCAAAATCCGTGAACTAACCAGTTTCCGGATATATTCGTTCAGAGGTCCGGGCATTGCGCCCGGGCCTTTTTTATTGCGCTCGGCGGTGGGTTGTTCTGCCGTCGGGTTTGATTTTCTGAGGTGTGATGCCACGGCGAGGTCTTGAAAATTCAAGCGCCTTCATGTTCCGTAAATTCCAGTCGGGTATCAGCACCGTTGAAACGCGCAACGCCTGTGCGGAAGCCGTGCGACGGCCATTTGCCCAAATGCAACGTGACGCGATCATATGCTTCGTGCTAGAGTTGTGTGAAAGAGGATTTGAGATGGCATATATTTTTGCTTCCGAGCACGCGCGAAAGCCCTCCCCGTCAGCACGTCCGGCAAGCCGCGCTTTGACCGGCTCTAATCTGACATCGCTGCAGGCCGGGGCAGACACCAGCACAGGCGCGCAAAGTCTTGCGACCTTCCAGCTGGCGGCGGACACAGTTCAGCGGATGGAAGAGGAAGAGATGCTACAGGGTAAAGCCGCCGGGTCCACTCTCGCGGAGGGGGCGGTGCAGCTTATGGAGGAAGAGGAACCCTTGCAGGGTCGCGCCGAAGGGTCCGGGCTGAGCGATCAAGCGTTGCAGCAAAAACCGGACGGCGGAACGGCGCAAGGATTACCGCCAGGGCTGAGGGCAGGGGCTGAATCCCTTTCCGGGATCGATATGAGCGGCGTTCAGGTGCATTATAATTCCGATAAGCCATCGCAATTGCAGGCGCATGCTTATGCTCAGGGGCAACAGATTCACCTTGCGTCTGGTCAGGAACGGCATCTGCCGCATGAGGCATGGCATGTCGTACAGCAGGCCCAGGGCCGTGTGCGGCCGACGCTCCAGGTTGCCGGGCAAGCGGTCAACGATGAGCCGGGTCTTGAGAGCGAAGCCGACCTGATGGGCGCGCGCGCGATGCAAGAGGGGAGCGCATCCTTGCGCGACTGACCCGCTCTGACGAAATTTGACGTATGTACGGACGATCCCCGCCGATGCCACAACCCTCCTTAATTCACGGTTTTGCCCGGATCAGGCGATCTGCGCTGATGCAGGTGGTGCCGGCTTTGCTGGTGGTGCTTGTGTTTTCGCCACAGCCCGCCATTGCCGCTTGCCAATCGGTCGCAACGGGGGCTGACGCGCCGGATGTGATTGTTGCGATCCGCGATGCGCCGCCCTTTACCGCGCGCAGCGACAGCGGTCTGGCCGAAGGGTTTGCCGTCGATATCTGGACCTCCATCGAGCATGAACTCACGGCATCCGGCCTGATGAGCAAAAGCCAGATCATCATGTGCGATGGTATCGACGATCATCTGAGGGCCTTGGCGCGCGGGGATGTCGATGTGGTGATCTCGCCCCTGACCATTACGGCGCAGCGCATGGAGGGGTTTGATTTTTCGCAACAATATCTGCAATCGGGTCTGACGCTGGCGCATCGCACCTCCAGCGCGATTGATTTTGCTGCCGCAACCGGCGTCATCGTGCAAACCATATCCCAACCTGGCGTGATCCGGGCGATTCTGATCTTTCTGGCGATCAACCTTGCGCTTGCGGTCCTGATCCGTGCCGCGTTGCGCGCAGGCTCGACCCCGGATGAAATTGAAACGGGCATCGGGCATTGGTTTGACAGTATGGTCGAAGCTCTCGTGCGTACCGTTGGCCTTAAGGGCCTTTCAGAACAGTTTCGTACCCGTTGGGGTCGCTTGCTGGAAATCTTCATGGCGCTTTTGGGCACGGTTCTGTCGGCAACCATCCTGGGGGTTTTAACGACCGCATTCGTGGGTTCGATTGGCGGTCTTGGGGGCACGCCGTCCTCCAGGCTTCCTGAGATGCGGATTGCAACGCTTGAAGGCTCCACAGCGCAGGCCTTTCTGATCGCACAATATCCGCAAGCGGAGGTCAACAAGACGCAAGCGGTCTGTACGCAGGCCGCGATCGCGCGGGAGGTAGACAATTGCCTCGTGTATGCGACCTGGCCCGATGCGGTCGAGGGTCTGGAGAGGGGTAATGTCGATGCTGTCCTTGGCGACTGGGTGGCGTTGACCTATTTGTCGCGGCTGGATCAATATGTCGACCGGATCTCGGTGGATTCCAAAGTCTATCGCAACGAACCTTATGGCTGGGGTATTTCGCGTGATCGCAGCGACCTGCGGCGCGGTATCGACAAGGCGATGATCGAACTGATGCGCGATCCCAGATGGCGCAAACGGATCGAG
This region includes:
- a CDS encoding ABC transporter substrate-binding protein, translated to MPQPSLIHGFARIRRSALMQVVPALLVVLVFSPQPAIAACQSVATGADAPDVIVAIRDAPPFTARSDSGLAEGFAVDIWTSIEHELTASGLMSKSQIIMCDGIDDHLRALARGDVDVVISPLTITAQRMEGFDFSQQYLQSGLTLAHRTSSAIDFAAATGVIVQTISQPGVIRAILIFLAINLALAVLIRAALRAGSTPDEIETGIGHWFDSMVEALVRTVGLKGLSEQFRTRWGRLLEIFMALLGTVLSATILGVLTTAFVGSIGGLGGTPSSRLPEMRIATLEGSTAQAFLIAQYPQAEVNKTQAVCTQAAIAREVDNCLVYATWPDAVEGLERGNVDAVLGDWVALTYLSRLDQYVDRISVDSKVYRNEPYGWGISRDRSDLRRGIDKAMIELMRDPRWRKRIEAYLGVGTVAPN
- a CDS encoding serine protease, with protein sequence MLRIFTLLLAAWMLAVPTHTAAQEKATLASLRVTPDAMTWRAVGRLDAAMSGFCTATLIAPDLLLTAAHCVYSSKTNRLIKPAGLTFRAGLQKGKAVAERRIVQVEVHPGYDASAGPSAQSVGHDVALLRLAEPIGADVLDPFSVQDSAQTHGPVSVVSYGKGRAESLSAQSACEVLDGYQNVILMDCEATFGSSGAPIFNSQNGRREIISLVSSIGQFRGKRTTYGMILPKLVADLKDQMRANQTQSLADAS
- a CDS encoding serine protease, which translates into the protein MIRWLCSAALALSAPTGVVAQQQPLRALENGFEARPWEAVGRLDIAGKAFCTGALISPDVVLTAAHCLFDTSSGARINPETIEFRAGWRQGRASAYRAVSRAVVHPKYSYAAAVSPERVRDDIALLQLAHPIRNTTIHPFDTGARPLKGASVSVLSYVRGRAEAPSLQEHCTVLDAQQGVLVTSCSVDFGSSGAPIFAVSQGRAQIVSVVSAKTEINGSDIALGTSLEGSVAFLRAELVAGKGGYTSSSPLPIRLRVGEGRSATGAKFIRLGE
- a CDS encoding DUF4157 domain-containing protein gives rise to the protein MAYIFASEHARKPSPSARPASRALTGSNLTSLQAGADTSTGAQSLATFQLAADTVQRMEEEEMLQGKAAGSTLAEGAVQLMEEEEPLQGRAEGSGLSDQALQQKPDGGTAQGLPPGLRAGAESLSGIDMSGVQVHYNSDKPSQLQAHAYAQGQQIHLASGQERHLPHEAWHVVQQAQGRVRPTLQVAGQAVNDEPGLESEADLMGARAMQEGSASLRD
- a CDS encoding Hsp20 family protein, which codes for MRTYDFAPLYRATVGFDQIANLMDRVLTSEGTQPSYPPYNIEKLDGDAYRISIAVAGFSDADLSVETRENALIVSARKADEDEERSYLHRGIATRAFERRFHLADHVHVTGATHVDGMLNIDLTREVPEALKPRQISISSTKQIEKDVVDAKSVN